The Candidatus Limnocylindrales bacterium genome has a segment encoding these proteins:
- a CDS encoding sugar ABC transporter permease: protein MAEIEGKLYKVYTKKYKPGSRLWTQGLENEWLLGYLLLFPIFVILVGLIGYPFISTIIFSFQNKLIGVKESEWVGLDNYRYLLHNPIFLKTVVNSFVYTILGVGIKCLLGLTTATVLNQPIRFRNFFRTLLFAPWAIPAVMTALNFRWIYDDMNGVLNLMLVRYLGRKEFIYFLSDPKIVMFSVVAVVVWQGTPFYSMNFLAGMQAVPMELYEAAEIDGASAIQKFFYITIPSIRHVIAITVLLSTIWTANEVQFVYILTNGGPDYATQIFPNLALELFQGQHLLGRAVAVTLIFFPLFLVAIAFLTRKMLRQTEL from the coding sequence ATGGCGGAGATTGAAGGTAAATTATATAAAGTTTATACAAAAAAATACAAGCCCGGCAGTCGGTTATGGACTCAAGGTCTGGAAAATGAATGGCTTTTGGGGTACCTGCTTCTTTTCCCCATTTTTGTTATTCTGGTCGGTTTGATCGGTTACCCTTTCATAAGTACGATTATTTTCAGCTTTCAGAATAAGCTGATCGGGGTGAAGGAAAGTGAGTGGGTAGGTTTAGATAATTATCGGTATCTACTTCACAATCCCATCTTTCTGAAGACAGTTGTTAATTCCTTTGTTTATACGATCCTAGGTGTGGGAATAAAATGCCTGTTGGGTTTGACGACGGCAACAGTGCTCAATCAACCCATTCGATTCCGGAATTTTTTCAGAACCCTTTTGTTTGCTCCCTGGGCTATCCCCGCGGTCATGACGGCCCTAAATTTCCGCTGGATCTATGATGATATGAATGGGGTTCTTAACCTCATGTTGGTCCGATACTTGGGTCGCAAAGAGTTTATCTATTTCTTAAGCGATCCCAAGATTGTTATGTTCTCGGTAGTAGCCGTGGTGGTCTGGCAGGGAACGCCTTTCTACAGCATGAATTTTCTGGCCGGCATGCAAGCCGTTCCCATGGAACTCTACGAAGCGGCAGAGATCGATGGGGCGTCGGCTATCCAGAAGTTCTTCTATATCACGATCCCCAGTATTCGTCATGTTATTGCCATTACCGTACTTCTCTCTACCATCTGGACGGCTAACGAAGTACAATTTGTTTACATTCTTACCAATGGGGGTCCCGATTATGCCACCCAGATCTTTCCTAATCTGGCCTTAGAACTTTTCCAAGGGCAGCATCTACTGGGAAGGGCCGTTGCGGTAACGCTCATTTTTTTCCCCCTTTTCCTGGTGGCTATCGCTTTCCTTACCAGAAAAATGCTCCGGCAAACAGAACTCTAA
- a CDS encoding carbohydrate ABC transporter permease has product MEVVERRFKSKGAAVITYFVLALLCLWTLGPIYWVVATSFKEDKEIYGSEATLLPREFTWKNYRTILFQKPFPNFFYNSLRIALVTTSASILLGTLGAYAFIYLHFPGRQMLARSMIVTYLIPPVLLAFPLFALFNRLDLIDNVYGLMLAHLTFTVPFCTWMLMSYFRTVPKELHEAALVDGCTHLGTLFRIIFPLSGPAIAVVTLFSFTLSWNEFLYAILFTQNKWSQTITSGLSSLMVEDIFFWGQMMAGSVLASLPTVLIYFLFQRLMIKGLVVGAVKA; this is encoded by the coding sequence ATGGAGGTTGTAGAAAGACGATTCAAAAGTAAAGGCGCTGCTGTAATCACTTATTTTGTATTGGCTTTACTCTGTTTATGGACCCTGGGACCTATTTACTGGGTGGTAGCAACTTCGTTTAAAGAAGATAAAGAAATTTACGGATCGGAAGCGACCTTGCTACCCCGGGAATTTACCTGGAAGAATTATCGTACCATCCTCTTTCAAAAACCTTTCCCAAACTTTTTTTATAACAGCCTCCGAATTGCCCTGGTTACAACCTCGGCTTCTATTCTCTTGGGGACCCTTGGGGCCTATGCCTTCATTTACCTCCATTTTCCCGGTCGACAAATGCTGGCCCGTAGTATGATCGTAACCTACTTAATTCCTCCTGTATTGCTGGCTTTTCCTTTGTTTGCCCTCTTTAACCGATTAGATCTTATCGATAATGTTTATGGACTCATGTTGGCCCATCTAACTTTTACAGTTCCTTTCTGCACCTGGATGTTGATGAGTTATTTTAGAACTGTTCCTAAAGAACTTCATGAAGCCGCTCTGGTAGATGGGTGTACCCATCTGGGGACCCTCTTCCGTATTATTTTTCCCCTTTCCGGCCCAGCAATTGCCGTCGTGACCCTTTTTTCCTTTACCCTTTCCTGGAATGAATTCCTCTATGCGATCCTGTTTACCCAAAACAAATGGTCTCAGACGATTACGTCTGGGCTGAGTAGCCTCATGGTGGAGGATATCTTTTTCTGGGGTCAGATGATGGCCGGAAGTGTGTTAGCTTCTCTGCCGACGGTTCTTATCTACTTTTTATTCCAAAGACTCATGATTAAAGGGCTGGTTGTGGGAGCCGTAAAAGCCTAA
- a CDS encoding sugar ABC transporter substrate-binding protein gives MTEKTFTRREVLKQGAAAVGAAAFSAWTPRKTWAKPQITVWTIGFFNPKADEIIQQQFAEFAKKANADVNVVIVPGPQITRKLQTAVEGGAPPDLSMIYDSDTQYYRSIGQLLEVTDLVNEMKKEPEGLFPAALDTVEYEGKAFGVPLTISPWPLHWRKDLFEQAKLEYPKDIFEFVEVCKKLQKPPYLYGAGFCLGRALDGVDNIQNILWLFGGWMTQDEKTLSIDSPGTIEGLKFLNKMYNEDKIIPPGAINWDDSGNNKAYQSRQAIFICNPTSVYSYLSINDPDLMSKTGLSPFPPGPAGSFSLIDAWAYGAFTKTKEPNLVKDAMMWMMQPDRYARLIEEAGGRAVPVYRRLTKDEFWQQRPVFSEFLKMPEYGYRVTAKSPPTPATAEVVDSYIIPDMAQEVLVRGVDPAEAAKRAQERAQAIFDRHYKRG, from the coding sequence ATGACCGAAAAAACTTTTACCCGTAGAGAAGTTTTAAAGCAGGGTGCAGCCGCCGTTGGTGCGGCCGCTTTTTCTGCCTGGACGCCTCGAAAAACGTGGGCAAAGCCCCAGATAACGGTTTGGACTATTGGTTTTTTCAATCCTAAAGCCGACGAAATTATTCAACAGCAGTTTGCCGAGTTTGCCAAGAAAGCCAATGCCGATGTAAACGTAGTTATCGTCCCAGGTCCTCAGATTACCCGTAAGTTACAAACGGCCGTAGAGGGAGGGGCTCCACCGGATCTCTCTATGATCTACGACTCGGATACCCAGTACTATCGATCTATCGGCCAGCTTCTGGAGGTTACCGACTTGGTCAATGAGATGAAGAAGGAGCCTGAGGGGCTCTTCCCTGCGGCTCTGGATACCGTAGAATACGAGGGAAAAGCCTTTGGAGTTCCCCTTACCATAAGCCCCTGGCCCCTGCACTGGCGAAAAGATCTCTTCGAACAGGCTAAATTGGAGTATCCCAAAGACATCTTTGAATTTGTCGAGGTCTGTAAAAAGCTCCAGAAACCACCTTATCTCTATGGGGCCGGATTCTGTTTGGGAAGAGCCCTGGATGGCGTAGACAACATCCAAAACATCCTTTGGCTTTTTGGGGGCTGGATGACCCAGGATGAGAAGACCTTGAGTATTGACTCCCCCGGCACCATAGAAGGGTTAAAATTCCTTAACAAAATGTATAATGAAGATAAAATCATTCCACCTGGAGCTATCAATTGGGATGATAGTGGAAATAACAAGGCCTATCAGTCCAGACAGGCTATCTTTATCTGTAACCCGACCAGTGTTTACTCTTATTTATCCATCAACGACCCCGATCTTATGAGTAAGACCGGACTTTCTCCCTTCCCACCGGGGCCAGCCGGATCCTTCAGTCTCATTGATGCCTGGGCCTATGGAGCTTTTACAAAAACCAAAGAACCGAATCTGGTAAAAGATGCCATGATGTGGATGATGCAACCCGATCGTTATGCCCGCCTTATTGAGGAAGCAGGTGGTCGGGCAGTACCTGTCTACCGGCGCTTGACAAAGGATGAGTTTTGGCAGCAACGCCCGGTATTTAGTGAATTTCTTAAAATGCCGGAATACGGATATAGAGTGACCGCCAAATCGCCTCCCACCCCAGCCACGGCAGAGGTCGTAGACTCTTACATCATCCCCGATATGGCCCAGGAGGTATTGGTACGAGGGGTAGATCCGGCTGAAGCTGCTAAGCGAGCCCAGGAACGAGCCCAGGCAATCTTTGATCGCCATTACAAGAGGGGATAG
- a CDS encoding enoyl-CoA hydratase/isomerase family protein has translation MDKISLPTILYEKKQRVARITLNRPEILNAANHQWIEDLHTVVNVVASDGELRIVVITGAGRAFCTGIDLKDLSTGKIALSFHNLWERTMRILETMDKIVIAGINGYCLGGGLQLALACDIRVASQTAILGLPAVKECLIPGLATYRLPRFVGMGRAKRLILTGENITALEAEAIGLVDWVVPPEEFEEKLQAIIQKFLKFATKAARLAKILTSQAFDLSYSEFLEKYFEFQKIASESEEHQEAMRAYREKREPKY, from the coding sequence TTGGATAAAATAAGTTTACCGACCATCCTTTACGAGAAAAAACAGCGTGTGGCTCGAATTACCTTAAATCGGCCGGAAATTCTCAATGCCGCCAACCATCAATGGATCGAAGACCTTCATACGGTGGTCAATGTTGTAGCCTCTGACGGAGAGCTCCGAATCGTGGTCATTACCGGAGCTGGAAGGGCTTTTTGTACCGGTATCGATTTGAAGGATTTATCCACCGGGAAAATTGCCCTATCTTTTCATAACCTCTGGGAGCGTACCATGCGAATCCTGGAAACTATGGATAAGATTGTCATAGCCGGAATTAATGGGTATTGTCTGGGTGGTGGACTTCAATTGGCCCTGGCCTGCGATATTCGAGTCGCCAGCCAAACAGCTATCTTAGGACTTCCCGCCGTGAAAGAATGCCTGATTCCAGGATTGGCTACCTATCGTCTCCCCCGATTTGTCGGAATGGGCCGGGCCAAACGGTTAATCCTCACAGGAGAAAATATTACAGCCCTGGAAGCTGAAGCGATAGGTCTGGTGGATTGGGTGGTGCCCCCGGAAGAGTTTGAGGAAAAACTTCAAGCCATTATCCAAAAGTTCCTCAAATTCGCCACCAAAGCCGCCAGACTGGCCAAGATTCTGACCAGTCAGGCCTTTGACCTCTCCTATTCAGAATTTCTGGAGAAATACTTTGAGTTTCAAAAGATTGCCAGCGAATCGGAAGAACATCAAGAAGCCATGCGGGCGTATAGAGAAAAACGGGAGCCCAAATATTAG
- a CDS encoding cytochrome c peroxidase, which translates to MKKGLTISIAIFVGRFLFLSLSVTEAQVSRSDIEMLDKLSRFPGDLGPLPEVPVPADNPWTPDKVALGKMLFVDGRLSLGPDGKSSCLTCHIPEKAYATDHPTDIGAKGPRNTPTLLNAAYNKLQMWDGRFPSLEAQALSLIKMGLAVSDGITRLRGYKEQFHKVFGTEEVTAENMAKAIATFERTLTTPNSPFDRYARGDKSALSESEKRGLWVFLLKGACVQCHKGILFTDDEFHNLGVPPRGPDDKDPGRSGITQKEEDRGRFKTPGLRNVALTPPYMHNGVFKTLEEVIEFYNKGGGEVPGKSERMKPLNLTDEEKKDLIAFLKALTGELPSFTLPTLPTE; encoded by the coding sequence ATGAAAAAAGGCTTAACGATCTCCATTGCGATCTTCGTTGGGAGGTTTCTATTCCTGAGCTTATCTGTAACAGAGGCTCAGGTTTCCCGGTCGGATATTGAAATGCTGGATAAACTTTCTCGGTTTCCGGGTGATTTAGGGCCTCTTCCCGAAGTACCTGTCCCGGCCGATAATCCCTGGACCCCGGATAAGGTTGCCCTGGGAAAAATGCTCTTTGTTGATGGACGACTTTCCCTTGGACCGGATGGAAAGTCGAGTTGTTTGACCTGCCATATTCCGGAAAAGGCTTATGCAACCGATCATCCGACCGATATTGGAGCCAAAGGCCCCCGAAATACGCCGACCCTCTTAAACGCTGCTTATAATAAGCTTCAGATGTGGGATGGGAGGTTCCCTTCTTTAGAAGCCCAGGCTTTGAGTCTGATCAAAATGGGACTAGCCGTAAGCGATGGGATAACCCGACTCCGGGGTTATAAAGAACAATTTCACAAAGTATTTGGGACGGAAGAAGTGACCGCTGAGAATATGGCAAAGGCTATCGCGACCTTTGAACGGACTTTGACCACCCCCAATTCTCCCTTTGATCGCTATGCCCGGGGAGATAAATCGGCTTTGAGCGAATCGGAGAAGAGAGGGTTATGGGTCTTTTTGCTGAAGGGGGCCTGTGTGCAATGTCACAAAGGGATTCTTTTCACCGATGACGAGTTTCACAACCTCGGGGTCCCGCCTCGTGGACCGGATGATAAAGATCCAGGTCGGTCTGGCATAACCCAAAAAGAGGAGGATAGGGGTCGATTCAAAACCCCCGGGCTTCGGAATGTGGCTTTAACCCCCCCCTATATGCACAACGGAGTTTTTAAAACCCTGGAGGAAGTTATCGAGTTTTATAACAAAGGTGGGGGAGAGGTGCCGGGTAAATCGGAACGCATGAAACCGTTAAATCTGACCGATGAAGAAAAGAAGGATCTTATCGCCTTTTTAAAAGCCTTGACAGGTGAACTACCCTCCTTCACTCTTCCGACTTTACCAACAGAGTGA
- a CDS encoding PCP reductase family protein, which produces MEDLNVGSRLQAIEDRLQRLEEVLIQIHQKLEKEEEKISSREETLKKWITDYVSLRLQQLVPETCEHTEIDRVNGPFLEGTNIRCTEEVVHRVSRIPIPFVRKMVIQKVANSAREKGLDVVDIKFFEEAATF; this is translated from the coding sequence ATGGAAGACCTGAACGTAGGAAGTCGTTTACAAGCCATTGAAGATCGGCTCCAACGGTTAGAGGAGGTATTGATCCAGATCCATCAGAAGCTGGAAAAGGAGGAAGAAAAAATCTCTTCCCGGGAAGAAACCCTGAAAAAATGGATCACGGACTATGTTTCGCTTCGGCTCCAGCAACTGGTCCCGGAGACCTGCGAGCATACCGAGATAGATCGGGTCAACGGGCCTTTCTTAGAAGGGACCAATATTCGATGTACAGAAGAGGTAGTGCATCGGGTAAGTCGGATTCCCATTCCCTTTGTCCGGAAGATGGTGATCCAGAAAGTAGCTAACAGCGCCAGAGAAAAAGGTTTGGATGTAGTAGATATCAAGTTCTTTGAAGAGGCTGCCACTTTTTGA
- a CDS encoding SUMF1/EgtB/PvdO family nonheme iron enzyme — protein sequence MKRVYRLLGWGLFTGFLLFGADWSKISSADITIKKKSQESLRSSESQRAPTWSKSRRISPQSVTTKKSKSVFKEGQILYVKTEAANLRASPVENPGNIIDRLVRDTKVTFLRGEGNWSLVQLEDGRIGWIASSLLIPKKIKQEEIQTTEKSRPQKKAEEVSKPPSFSPRGVFPAPSPFKEKSEEVPPAPPPKQVLIPPQPKVEFPVQTETKPSGQPDVESPIQIETKSSDQPDMKLSRKVRTPEDMVFIPAGEATLGSSEGEINKIAQRQGVDPSELADEKPQRQVFLKGFFMDKYEVTNAQYKKFVDATGHKPPRHWEGNVYPSHKADHPVVYVSWEDAAAYCKWAGKRLPTAEEWEKAARGSEGFIYPWGNEYGGEKVNLVNAGRGDTSPVDEYQGDVSPYGVYDMGGNVSEWTRSWYDSDQNSYTLKGGSWYTELYTARGAHRSPGLPEYELNIVGFRCAKDP from the coding sequence ATGAAACGAGTTTACAGACTTTTAGGTTGGGGACTTTTTACAGGCTTTTTACTTTTCGGGGCCGATTGGAGCAAAATCAGCTCTGCGGATATAACTATTAAAAAGAAATCTCAAGAAAGTTTGCGCTCTTCAGAATCTCAAAGGGCTCCAACTTGGTCTAAATCTCGAAGGATTTCTCCCCAATCCGTAACGACGAAGAAATCTAAATCTGTTTTTAAAGAAGGTCAGATTTTATATGTCAAAACAGAGGCTGCAAATTTAAGGGCGAGCCCCGTAGAGAACCCCGGTAATATTATTGACAGGTTGGTTCGGGATACAAAGGTTACTTTTTTAAGGGGTGAAGGGAACTGGTCCCTGGTCCAACTGGAGGATGGCCGAATTGGATGGATCGCTTCATCCCTTTTGATCCCTAAAAAAATAAAACAAGAAGAGATCCAGACGACAGAAAAATCCCGACCTCAGAAGAAAGCCGAAGAAGTATCTAAACCCCCTTCGTTCTCCCCTCGAGGGGTATTTCCGGCTCCTTCTCCCTTCAAAGAGAAATCGGAGGAAGTACCTCCGGCACCTCCCCCCAAGCAGGTCTTAATCCCTCCTCAACCCAAAGTGGAATTTCCTGTTCAAACAGAAACCAAACCTTCCGGTCAACCCGATGTGGAATCTCCCATTCAAATAGAGACAAAATCTTCCGATCAACCCGATATGAAGCTCTCAAGAAAAGTCAGAACCCCTGAAGATATGGTCTTTATTCCGGCCGGAGAGGCTACCCTGGGAAGTAGTGAGGGGGAAATTAATAAAATTGCTCAGCGTCAGGGCGTCGACCCCTCTGAATTGGCCGATGAAAAGCCCCAACGTCAGGTCTTCCTCAAAGGCTTCTTTATGGATAAATACGAGGTAACCAATGCCCAATATAAAAAATTTGTCGATGCCACCGGGCATAAACCCCCTCGCCATTGGGAAGGAAATGTTTACCCGTCTCATAAAGCCGATCATCCGGTCGTTTATGTTTCCTGGGAAGATGCGGCAGCCTATTGTAAATGGGCGGGGAAACGGCTTCCTACGGCTGAAGAGTGGGAGAAAGCGGCCAGGGGATCTGAAGGATTTATCTATCCCTGGGGAAATGAGTATGGAGGAGAGAAAGTCAATCTGGTCAATGCCGGTCGAGGTGATACCTCTCCGGTGGACGAGTACCAAGGAGACGTAAGCCCCTACGGAGTTTACGATATGGGCGGTAATGTATCGGAGTGGACCCGTAGCTGGTATGACTCAGATCAAAATAGCTATACCCTCAAAGGAGGGTCCTGGTATACTGAACTCTATACAGCCCGTGGAGCCCATCGTAGCCCGGGTTTGCCCGAATATGAGTTAAATATCGTTGGATTTAGATGCGCCAAAGATCCCTAA
- a CDS encoding M48 family metalloprotease, which translates to MDSEGKKLIVLSVFEEKIAGKATAVKVENTLRSKGYEVVVNPKVVEIGERIVRVSERPNLDYTFRVIRGVLRPQAFSLPGGYIYLTQGLLEYFCEGDDEIAFVIGHEVAHVALRHYADYKLNSEEETRHVRKILENLDASDFLERSRLIMELNEVLSPYLLNIKRAKEIEADQFGVLYALRTGYKFSGALRLLEKLKLAYGDQFLLDTSAEQDVIKTPDQGARSESQTEVHPSLSKRLEQLEIFRIKAHEIVKLFPDGVKALERGDYETASVIFESILSILPQSSAARLGLGIARHLEYWSSTQPDDFLISYVEEVELDLMNLLVRGEEKSGNWIALKKAEEAYRAVLEQAPGNPHAHNNLGVVFAETDRLDEAESAFLKALHIQEKSDFPIFNLGLLFEIRYQKTREARYRDQALEYFRKYLQTNPQDPVVKEHLDKLK; encoded by the coding sequence ATGGATTCAGAAGGTAAAAAGCTGATCGTCTTGAGCGTTTTTGAGGAGAAAATAGCCGGAAAGGCAACGGCTGTAAAAGTTGAAAATACCTTGAGGAGTAAGGGGTACGAAGTAGTGGTGAATCCAAAAGTTGTAGAAATTGGAGAGCGTATCGTCCGAGTTTCCGAGCGTCCCAATTTAGACTACACCTTTAGGGTGATCCGGGGAGTTTTACGCCCCCAGGCTTTCTCCCTTCCCGGAGGGTATATTTATCTCACCCAGGGTTTGCTGGAGTATTTTTGTGAGGGAGATGATGAAATTGCCTTTGTAATAGGGCACGAAGTTGCCCATGTCGCACTCCGCCATTACGCAGATTATAAACTAAATAGTGAGGAAGAGACCCGGCATGTCCGAAAAATCCTTGAGAATCTGGACGCTTCAGATTTCCTGGAAAGATCCCGGTTAATTATGGAATTGAACGAAGTCCTTTCACCTTACCTTCTGAATATCAAAAGGGCTAAGGAAATCGAAGCCGATCAGTTTGGGGTACTTTATGCTCTCCGGACAGGTTACAAATTCTCGGGGGCCCTTCGATTATTGGAGAAGCTTAAACTGGCTTATGGGGATCAGTTTCTGCTGGATACTTCTGCCGAACAGGATGTGATAAAGACTCCCGATCAGGGAGCCAGATCGGAAAGCCAGACAGAAGTTCATCCGAGTTTATCTAAGCGACTGGAACAACTGGAAATCTTTAGAATTAAGGCCCATGAAATTGTCAAACTTTTCCCGGATGGGGTGAAAGCCCTGGAGCGTGGAGATTATGAAACGGCTTCAGTTATTTTTGAATCCATTCTCTCGATTCTGCCTCAAAGTTCTGCCGCTCGTTTAGGGCTTGGTATTGCCCGGCATCTAGAGTACTGGAGTTCTACGCAACCGGATGATTTTCTCATCTCATATGTGGAAGAGGTGGAGTTAGATTTGATGAATCTCCTGGTGCGAGGTGAAGAGAAAAGCGGCAATTGGATTGCTTTAAAAAAAGCCGAGGAAGCTTACAGGGCGGTACTGGAGCAAGCACCGGGAAATCCCCATGCCCATAACAATCTCGGAGTAGTTTTTGCTGAGACCGATCGACTCGACGAGGCCGAATCAGCCTTTCTAAAGGCTTTACATATCCAGGAGAAGAGCGATTTTCCCATCTTTAATCTGGGTTTACTCTTTGAAATCCGTTATCAAAAGACACGAGAAGCCAGGTATCGGGATCAGGCCCTTGAGTATTTCCGCAAATACCTCCAAACCAACCCGCAGGACCCGGTGGTAAAGGAGCACCTGGATAAGTTAAAATAG